The Scyliorhinus canicula chromosome 21, sScyCan1.1, whole genome shotgun sequence region aattaaagcagcttgaatacaaaagagggagagaagaaaaaagaaaaagagagagaagataggagaaaagaaagaatagcccgagcagaacaaaaagaaagagaaagggagatacagttcagggaaaaagaaagagagagagaaagagagagagaggaaaaagaaagagagagagagtttgaacttcggaaaatggccatgaaacatgacagtcagttaaaattggcagacgtgaagggaaacgtacagttggatgatagtgatgaggatagtgagaaagagctttaaagtcgaaggcttggtggggatctatttaaatatgtccaagcattgccaatgcTTGATGAGAAGacggtagaagcctttttcatttcatttgagaaggtagctaaacaaatgaaatggccagaggacatgtgggtattactgattcaaacaaagctgggaggtagagctagtgaagggtttgcatcactaccggaggaggtatctggaatgtATGAGGAGGTGGAAAAATCATCTTGGGTCCATATAaagtagtgcctgaagcctacagacaaaggtttagaaatttaagaaaagaatttggtcaaacatacatggagtttgaaagggtcaaacagagtaattttgatagctggataagggctttgaaactggaccaaacgtatgaagctctcagagaaattatacttttggaggagtttaaaaattcaattcctgatgtagtgagaactcatatggaagaacagagggttaaaactgcgaggttagcagcagaaatggcagatgattatgaattagttcataaatcacagcttggtttctgacatcagtttcaggctgtgagggatagaaactggggacatgagaaatactcaagtggcaaaggcaaaggtgatctgatgggagacaataaagagagtgtacctcagattaaaaaataaattcaggagggtggaaaagaaatgaaaagtttcaaattttttcactgtaataaactaggccatgtaaagtcacagtgttgggggttgaagaaaagcactgggaaggctgatgtggtaaagcaggataagacagtgggatttgttagagtggtaaacgaaagcccaagggaagtgaaggaggtgcaaaagattgtacagcctgttcaagagttgattgataagaaggtgccagatctttttaaagaatttatttgtgtgggtaaagtttactcatgtgtatcaggaggagcaggtaaataagtcacaattttaagagatacgggagctagtcaatctttgatggtacgagatgaggagttatatagtttgggaagaatgttgacaGAAAAggttgtgatatgtggaattcagggtgagaggagtagtgttccattatataaggtaaggttggaaagtccagtgaagagtggtgaagtggtcgtAGGAGtagtagagaaactatcttgtccaggaatacagtttatcttcggtaatgatatagctggatcgcagatgggaatgatgcctactgtggttgataagccagtggaaaatcagacaactgaagtgttgaaggacgaatatcctgggatttttccggattgtgtagcaacaaggtcgcaaagtcacaggttaagacaagaggagaaatcagagagtgaagataaagatgaagtgccattatcagaaacgatttttgatcagatcattggaaaagaacaggtggaggatgttttttagttcaggaaaattggcagagttacaacagaaagatatagaaatgaaacggatgtatcagaaagcatacagggAAGTGGAATATGattgtataccagagtgttattaccgtaaaagtgatgtcttgatgagaaattgGACTTTTACATATTTagacagatgaaaagtgggcagaagttcatcaagtagtattgccggtaaggtatagaaaggaggtgttgcgagttgcacatgaggtactagTGGGAGGGcatttaggagtaaggaaaactcaagctaaaatacaaaaacatttttattggcctggacaacATAAAGATGTAGTGAAATTACATGTGCAGTGATAAAactagcgcccttaatacccattccagcatttaagGAACCTTTTACAGGGGTCCTAATTGAtagcgtaggaccgcttcctaaaatgaaacatgggaatcaatatcttttgacgataatggatgtgtctgctaggtttccagaggccattccagtacgtaatattacagctaaaaagattgtggaggattctttgctagatatggactacccacagaaatacaatcggatcaaggatcaaattttacctcaaggttattcaaagaagttatggatagcttaggaataaaacaatttaaatcaactgcgtaccatccagaatcgcagggagcagtagaaaggtggcatcagacattaaagacaatgttgatgtCAAGCTTATCCATAGGAAacacaaactgacctgaaagagttattgatatcacatgggcaagtttgtggagctAAGTTgtgaagcactaaaatggctatacatgatgtaggtatgggaaatgctgttccaatcaaataatatccatatagacttaaccttttaaaattggcacaggttaacaaggagATTGAAAgtttgcttaaaaatggcataattgaagtgggctgcagccaatggagctcacccattgtgatggtacctaaaccagacggcacCCAACAGttatgtgtggactatagaaaggttaatgcagttacaagaacggactcttatcctatcccacgtttggaggattgcattgaaacattcagcttttatttccaaactggatttacttaaaggttaccggcaggtacctttatccaaaagtgCGAAGGAGTTTTCAGGTTTTGTGATTGCAGATGGtaaataccaattcaaagttatgccatttggcatgaaaaatgccacagtcacatttcaacggttaacaaacacagtcgtttcaggattacccaattctgcggtatacatcgacgatctggtaattttcagccagacatggaaagaacatttaaaacatctgatggagttattcgatcgacttcaggaggcgggtttggtgataaacctagccaaaggtgagtttggaaaagcccaagtcactttccttggccatacattcggacagggtcgaatggtcccacgggatgtgaaacagttattgaggagtttccaataccctcaacacaaagggaaataatgcgatttcttggcatgaatggatttgattgaacatttgtgccaaatgtttgtagcgtggttgctccactgatggacttactGAAGAAACGTCGAGAATTTCtgtggacagcagagtttcaacAGCATTTGACtgtctgaaagctgtgataaccaatgctcctgtgttggagaattacaagggactctgtgatcagattgaactaaagtatctgactttaaagagaactgCCGAGGCGTAGGGAAATGGATtgattgtgcagagaccttcttgttcaaagagactatcaatcaagaaggatttcagttggaggaagaagaacaaaaatggactgttATTAAATGtttgcattgttttgttttattgaaaaaaaatgtatattcgctgtccatatttcttaaaggataatgagaaggtgaaaaatgaaaccatcttgaagttgatggtttattttgtttttcttggggggaggtgtcatgtgagagtacctttaagaaatgggtctttaagaaatgggtgtttactgcagtggtgtcagagtgtgggtggagctgggctgcctgtcagcttttaggttcactttgagaaaagcttgggtttgtctgtgttttttgctttcgtttttagtgttggagctgaagccagccaaagaaggtgtaatttcgatctctctgcaatctaaagactgtctcttgatcatttggtgaattcagagtgataactgttctcagtagtgaatttaaacctgatgtgcttctgttaaaaggtttttgtcgtcttatggatgttgaagggaaagtttaagtattacttggaatgttgtattctttggggggtgtatttgaattgatggatgctaaaatgttcactgtatgttttaaaaaggttaacttgagttcatagaataaacattgttttgctttaaaattacTTTCGATTtcagctctaccacacctgtagagtgggccgtgtgctccccataccacaatctattcaaagttgtgggtcaggtgaactccatgagaaACGttgggggttctctaaaccctggcccataacacctgccTAAACAAAAGAGTGTCAATATATACCCACCAATGGCTCTATCAACAGGTCCTTGAATTCCCTATAAAACTCACACACTAAACCATCTGTGATTCACATTTTCAGAAGGTTGTTGTAAACCTCACTGACATGATGTCATGTGGCAGGTGGAGCTCAGTAGTGAGATTAAAATGTATGTAAATCTATTAAAATGCAGTCTCACGCCCACAACGTCGGCGGCGAGAGTGTGGCATATCGGGAAACAGTTCTCATGAGATTTTGCCTCCGTGATGCTGTTCTCGTTGCCGGCGAGCGGATACGGGTACAGAATCGTCCCCACAGTCTGCATTCTTATAGCCCTCAAGAGGAGAAAGATGGACGTATCTGCTGAACCATTGGGCTAAATGCTCCTGTTTGCATGTCCTGTTTTAGGCTACGCAGAAAGGCCAGTAACAGAAATCTGTCATGCCATCCTCTCACAGAGGCTGTAGCATTTCTTGGGGTGTGGGCACCGTTGGCAAGACCAGCACTTATTTCCCTCAGGCGTATAATGGCCTCAAACAGACAACGTGCACATTGCATTGTTCAATACGCCACAGTCATGTCCCGCAAACAGAACTTGAACTGAACGGGATGAGTGCCATTTAGTCGGCAAAGGGTTGGTTAGAACATGCATCAATACTCTTACCTCTCCACCTGCCGATCCCTCCAGCCAGGGCAAACATAATTCCGACTATCCCTATTGTTATCCCAGACACGTATCCGTGTTCCGGCCAGCTCCTCACCTTGGGAGCTAGGGAACAAAATAGAATTAGGGTCAAAATATGTCACACTGCCGGATTGATGCAAGCCCCTTTTTTCTTTCCTCCCTGACACCCCAGGCTTCCTCACATCACGGACCACAGCATAGGCAGGTATAGCTATTCTCATGCAGGTATCTATGTCCCTTGCTTCCAGAAAGTGCTGAAAACCAATCAAGTGATGTTTCAGCTCCAGGAGTCTCTgcccatcaccaccccctccaGGTGTGCGGCTGAGCTCACAAGCAAAGGGGAGTTGTTTAGGCAGGCCAAGGCTCTCTGGTGCTAAGAACTGTTCATGGACACCACACATTGATGTGCTCTGGATGGATCCAACTGTAGTGCATTTTGTCCGTTTGAGATCACGATACAGACATGATTCGCCAGAGGAATTCCCTACCGTTTTctgcacacccccatccccatcctccctgcccaaaactgcacaaaagCAGGGGGCTGAATTTTCCAGTGTGATCATCCCGTTCCCTGGCCACACGATTAGCGAACAGTGTAAAGAGCCAGTCACATCAGCGGGAGCAGAAGATCCCGCCTCAGGCCAATGGCGCTGGAAAATATCCCatatggtgagggagggggggcataAAATCCCACGCATGACTGACCTGTGTTAAGTCTGACCAACATGGATCCTGGCTATTGTAATAGATTCTCCAACATCTCCTTACCTCGCTCCCTGAAGTCAACAGGGTTTATGTTCCCTGGGACCTGGTTGCCCTCTGACCTTCTCCTCCTCTCCTGAACCTCAGTAGAGGGTGGGGCCATTACCAGACACAATATTGTCTCACCCAGTGCCaatcagagcagagcaagaggccattcagcccttcaaacctgttccACCCACATTCACTTAGCTCATGGATGATCCTCTACAACTACCCTCGCCTAAACCCAGTCTCAGAATTGAAATAGGCTGAAGTCTCCGCCCTCCCTTTGTACCCCAGAGGCACTGAAAACTATTGAAGAGCCTCTGGCGAGGCAGAGTGACATTTTAATTAAATAGAGTTTCAAACACCTTGTGAATCACAACATCCGTCTATACTCGTGCCCTGAAGTCTTATACATTAAAAATGCTCCTTTAGTCCCAAAATAATCCTCACATTGACTGTAATCACAGCAAACATCACAGGTAAATCATCTCTTTCAGGCTAAAAAATGAACAGGTAAATTTATTTACATCTAAGATTACACAGAGCAATAAATCAATGCAAGCATCGAAAGATGCTAATTTTCCTGGCCCACTTGGGCCAGTGAGAGACCAGGTGATGCTTCTTTGCGTCTCAATCGATTGTGGGAGAGGACTTACCCCAAGTTGCTGTTAGTTTGTCAGGGCTGCTACTGTGCTCCATTTGGCAGCTGTAGGCATCGCCGCTCCTGGGGGTAATAGTGATCTGCAGAGTGGACTGGAATGTCCCATCCATGTTCGGTAAAACACTGCTACTCAACACCTCCTGCTCGACCTCATCACCATTGAGCAGCCAGGTTGCGTTGAAGCCACTTGGGTAAAATCCGTCCATGCGGCAGATGAGGAGCAAGAGTTGCTTCTCGCTGGGCAAGCGGTGCACGGTTATGTTGACGGACGGCTTGGCTGCAGAAGAGTGAAGGGCAAACATTttaaccttccccagaaagagcaacAGAGCAGGAAAAACCCTCTGACAGAATCAGCTAGATTCCTGAATACGGATTGGCGAACATTCCCGCGACCTCAGCAGCTTTCTAGCACGGACTAAATGGACTAAATGGTCTCCTTGTGTGCTGCAAAACTCGGTGATCCTCATACATCACCCTGAAGCACCTTTGCCGTGTTGGATGGACATGGAGGGAAGCACCGCTGTGTTGGGAGCCTGCCACATGTCAGATGTGAGATTGGacacattcttccaccggcctgccagctcctcgactacaatggcaatgccattgctgccagtggctcatgccagcctgtggtatcccatcgttcttcaaaagcaacgctgcgatttgaaattgtaggaaccaacagagcttccctgctcggtgctcgggcctgacagagcttccctgctcggtgctcgggcctgacagagcttccctgctcggtgctcgggcctgacagagcttccctgctcggtgctcgggcctgacggagcttccctgctcggtgctcgggcctgacagagcttccctgctcggtgctcgggcctgacagagcttccctgctcggtgctcgggcctgacagagcttccctgctcggtgctcgggcctgacagagcttccctgctcgggcctgacagagcttccctgctcggtgctcgggcctgacagagcttccctgctcgggcctgacagagcttccctgctcgggcctgacagagcttccctgctcggtgctcgggcctgacagagcttccctgctcggtgctcgggcctgacagagcttccctgctcggtgctcgggcctgacagagcttccctgctcggtgctcgggcctgacagagcttccctgctcggtgctcgggcctgacagagcttccctgctcggtgctcgggcctgacagagcttccctgctcggtgctcgggcctgacagagcttccctgctcgggcctgacagagcttccctgctcggtgctcgggcctgacagagcttccctgctcggtgctcgggcctgacagagcttccctgctcggtgctcgggcctgacagagcttccctgctcggtgctcgggcctgacagagcttccctgctcggtgctcgggcctgacagagcttccctgctcggtgctcgggcctgacagagcttccctgctcagtgctcgggcctgacagagcttccctgctcggtgctcgggcctgacagagcttccctgctcggtgctcgggcctgacagagcttccctgctcggtgctcgggcctgacagagcttccctgctcgggcctgacagagcttccctgctcgggcctgacagagcttccctgctcggtgctcgggcctgacagagcttccctgctcggtgctcgggcctgacagagcttccctgctcggtgctcgggcctgacagagcttccctgctcgggcctgacagagcttccctgctctgtgctcgggcctgacagagcttccctgctcagtgctcgggcctgacagagcttccctgctcggtgctcgggcctgacagagcttccctgctcggtgctcgggcctgacagagcttccctgctcggtgctcgggcctgacagagcttccctgctcggtgctcgggcctgacagagcttccctgctcggtgctcgggcctgacagagcttccctgctcggtgctcgggcctgacagagcttccctgctcggtgctcgggcctgacagagcttccctgctcggtgctcgggcctgacagagcttccctgctcggtgctcgggcctgacagagcttccctgctcggtgctcgggcctgacagagcttccctgctcggtgctcgggcctgacagagcttccctgctcggtgctcgggcctgacagagcttccctgctcaatGCTCGGGCcggcaaactcctgaaccttgtgcagcgggttcacaccaggtcgtccgcagaggcaacggcctcgtcagatgtcaacttccaagcccaattagatgacatcatagcgcaataccacagcgtcttcacaaggctaaatcgctggcttttaaagcagaccaagcaggccagcagcacggttcgattcccgtaccagcctccccgaacaggcgctggaatgtggcgactaggggcttttcacagtaacttcattgaagtctactcgtgacaataagccattttcatttcatttcatttcaaggtatgggcacactcccttaccaaTGCAAGATACTGCTgaagccgaatgccacacctgtggttcatgcatcgcgtcgggtgccggcgccccctaaggaccacctcaagcagcagctgcaagacctccaggaccagggcgtcatttctaatgTCACAGgtcccacggactgggttagctccatggtctgtgtcaataaaccatcaggggaacttcgcatttgtatcgaccccaaagatttgaaccgtaacatcatgagggaacactatacctaaacgagaagagctcaccagcgaaatatCTCacaccaagtttttcacgaagctggacgtctccaaggggttttggcaaatacagttgGATGCGACTTAATAGAGccaatgctcgttcggtcaaccagaattcgttgcccgccacagagactgaatttatagactgcatgatcttgtgatccgtttacacatctgtacatattgcttcttcctaatttgttatctgccctcgATCTGCATTAGACACTTTCCCATATAAATACGttaacatactttgtatatagcCAGGCTCCTGTACAcgcacactcactatttattgacctacacacattttttataaaacaaaaggggaggagatgtcataatatacacacaggtatatgatggtgcacagacaggcagtgattgaccaatgaacacacagaacacagcagccaatcaccagacaggacacggccactataaagccagagggcactagttttcccgctctcttgggatacagcctctgagacagtcagagcctgtgagcagcaactagaacatccaccatgtggtagtcagatagtctggtcaggttagcctcaggtctccagtcaactcagcatagtgtcaacccacagttcaagtatgtatgatagttacaacatcgagggcagaagggcctgttctgtgctgtactgttcctcttaagagttcaataaaatctagttgcatttcttcaagtgttggaagcctgtctctctcactgctgcagtaaacgtagtcctcacagacccagcttacccaacacatcactccctatctctgaaacctcctccagcccctacaaccctccctatctctgaaacctcctccagcccctacaaccctccctatctctgaaaccgcctccagcccctacaccccctccctatctctgaaacctcctccagtccctacaaccctccctatctctgaaacctcctccagcccccacaactctccctatctctgaaacctcctccagcccctacaaccctcactttctctgtcacctcctccagcccctacaaccctccctatctctgtcacctcctccagcccctacaaccctccctatctctgaaacctcctccagccccacaacccttc contains the following coding sequences:
- the LOC119955939 gene encoding HLA class II histocompatibility antigen, DR beta 4 chain-like isoform X2, with translation MVRLLVLLVSGLFQIVDTHMTQFLFAYDSSQTPATNLSFAYDGMEVIRFNYTTNQFMATQPITEPLAQHLNDDERLVKRYVSYGSFAALVGDAILLVARRLIAKPSVNITVHRLPSEKQLLLLICRMDGFYPSGFNATWLLNGDEVEQEVLSSSVLPNMDGTFQSTLQITITPRSGDAYSCQMEHSSSPDKLTATWAPKVRSWPEHGYVSGITIGIVGIMFALAGGIGRWRGVCMQGEAEQLYMEQTPNPTPA